The Pseudanabaena sp. PCC 6802 genomic interval GGATAACGCCAGCCCAAAAAGGTATTCGTTGCGATTTTTCAAGAGATTCGCGAATAAGTCCAACAGCAATGAGAAAAAGCAGTACGTTATAGATAAAAGTGGCAACTTCAGGAATTTGCCCCAATCCTCCATGCCACAGGATCGGTAAAGCCGCGATCGCGCAGAGTACGCCAATCGCAATCTGTCCCTTCTTCGCATCACCTTCGCCCGAATTCCTTGGCAATCGGAATAGCCGCAGATAACTAACGATTGCGCAGCCAGTAAACAGAACGATATTAACCAAACTCGGCCATCGATCGAAGGTTGGAATATTTCCCAGAGGTGATGCATCACCGCGCCAGTTCCAGGCTCCATAAAATGAGAACGCATAACATGCGATACTCAAAATTACCAGACCCAGTCCCCGTGCTAAAGGTGTAAAGTTGGGCAGATCGATTCCACTACCTGCCCGTTCGTGCCCGAATAAACGACTGAATAAGCGACCAAATAAAGCATTATCGTAGGCCCAAGGTAACAATGGGATGAGAAAGATCGCGATCGCTCCTAAAAAATATGATGGCAAGTTGAATTCTCTAAGATACGCAATACTAGGTACTAAGCCTGCCAAAATCAGCAATCCTGACAGGATGAAGACTGCTCGCGATCTCAAGTAATAAGCGAGCGGCAGAAATAGCAATGCCGCAACCATTGGTAAGTATTGCACTAGGAACCACGCCACAAAATTTCTCTCGCTTAAGGTGGGATAGATAATGTGATTGCTGTACGCCAGAGCCACGATTGCGAGCGCCAGAATGCTAATACTGCGAGATCGACACCAGTAGGCTAAAGGGACAAAGAGTAGTGCAGCGATCGCCAGCATATTCTCAGCGATTGCCAACGCCAGCGTATCGGCTGCAGTGGCGAGCCAGGACTCAGTAAAGTGATACCAGTAGCCCAAACCGATTAAGATCAGCGCCATAACGCCGAGAGGTATGTAGCGCAAGCTATACGCCATTGCCAGCACGGCAAATCCCCACATAAACAGCAGGGCATAAAGCGAGCCAGTGACGTGGAAAATCTGTCCCATCAGGGCAATATTGGCACCCATAACAAAAGCACCCAGCAGCAAAAGTGCCTGCCCCAGGCGCTGCCAGCGTTGGGCGTGCTGCCAGAGTCTGAATCCCAACCAATTAGCAGCAAGCAAGACGGTGAAAAGCAACCCTGCTCTCAGTTCGCGGGACATACCTTGCCAGTTTGCTGCCACGAAGGTGATGGTACCTAGCCCGACAAGTATGCCACCCAGGCCAATTAGAATAATGGCAAAGTTACTACGAGCATTGACATCCAGAGTATTGAAACTGTATCGCGCCGCCAGTTGCTCGTACTGACTGCGATCGATTAGCGATTCTGAAAGCCAGCGATCGGCTTCCTGGCGAAGCTGGCGGCGAAACTCTTCTAATTTCACAATATATCCTCATTATTATAGCTATAGCCAATAGGCTTAGGACGGGGTGCAGGGGTTCCACACGGCAGTGGCTCTAGCGGGGAACCCCCAAGACTGCCCTGCCTCCCCTGCGTGGGGGCGCAGCCCCCAAACCCCCTGTCCTAACAGATCTGTCTGCGGCTATACATCTCTAAAATCTCCCGATCGAGAGTATGGCACTGAGGAAAGCTATGCGGACGGGTTAATGTGACACAACCGCGATCGGCACAAACATAACTGCGTTGGTGTGGATGGTGCAGAGGTTATCAGCAGGAGTCCGAGGTTATCTGCCGCAGAAAATGTTCGCTCATCTGGGGAAGCAGGTGAAATGGCAAAATAAGAGTGGGCCGATTGCATGAATTGTCAAACTAGCCATGATAAAGTTTCCCCTGACAGAGTTGTTAGACGAGCAAGCCTGCTACGACTGGTTACTAAAGATCCTACATCCTGGGGGTTTGCATTGTCCAAACGGGCACGCTCTACCGGACAGACAAGCACCACACGACCGCAAACGCACCCCCATTGTGAAATACAAGTGTCGGGAATGCGGCAAAGTGTTCCATATATTTACAGGCACAGACCTGTGCGGTAGCCATTACAACTGTGGCACGATTGTGCTGCTGTTGCGGGGATTCTTACAAG includes:
- a CDS encoding DUF2157 domain-containing protein, translated to MKLEEFRRQLRQEADRWLSESLIDRSQYEQLAARYSFNTLDVNARSNFAIILIGLGGILVGLGTITFVAANWQGMSRELRAGLLFTVLLAANWLGFRLWQHAQRWQRLGQALLLLGAFVMGANIALMGQIFHVTGSLYALLFMWGFAVLAMAYSLRYIPLGVMALILIGLGYWYHFTESWLATAADTLALAIAENMLAIAALLFVPLAYWCRSRSISILALAIVALAYSNHIIYPTLSERNFVAWFLVQYLPMVAALLFLPLAYYLRSRAVFILSGLLILAGLVPSIAYLREFNLPSYFLGAIAIFLIPLLPWAYDNALFGRLFSRLFGHERAGSGIDLPNFTPLARGLGLVILSIACYAFSFYGAWNWRGDASPLGNIPTFDRWPSLVNIVLFTGCAIVSYLRLFRLPRNSGEGDAKKGQIAIGVLCAIAALPILWHGGLGQIPEVATFIYNVLLFLIAVGLIRESLEKSQRIPFWAGVILLIMQILSRLFEYDTALLLKAFVFVLCGIGVSVAGIWFERHMRLSSPHTSNIDLPSTTED